In the Helianthus annuus cultivar XRQ/B chromosome 11, HanXRQr2.0-SUNRISE, whole genome shotgun sequence genome, one interval contains:
- the LOC110890950 gene encoding DNA ligase 1 yields MLSLRSCCHTLSHTTTSITTTLSHSKLSLSSISKQFLKISIKHSTNMSSSRPSAFDALMSNARAAAAKNKTTSSSSSPKKRKTLTLDSKSPINSTSITESKPSETLNPTRIEPETREFNEPKPDKQNPDSVNSEDETKGLKKQKVKVINVDESVVELRKKPVKFDPKKAAYWVGGERVPFLFLVRVFDEISKESGRIVITEIVCNMLRTVIETTPDDLVAVVYLLANRIAPAHEGLELGIGDASIIKALAEACGAKEAHIKKQYKELGDLGLVAKASRSSQPLMRKPQPLTVAKVFDTFKVIAKESGKDSQDKKKNHIKGLLVAATDCEPQYLIRLLQTKLRIGLAEQTLLTALGHAIVYTEKHPSSRTDSPLEEAAKIVKQVYSVIPVYDKIVPALLSGGVWDLPKTCCFSPGVPVGPMLAKPTKGVSEILDKFQNMEFTCEYKYDGERAQIHYLEDGTVQIYSRNAERNTEKFPDVVVAASRVKKPNVTSYVLDCELVAYDRKKQKILPFQILSTRARKNVVMSEIKVDVCIYAFDLLYLNGQQLLQEQLITRRERLYESFEEEPGYFQLATAITSNDLEEIQTFLDTAVNASCEGLIIKTLTRDATYEPAKRSNNWLKLKKDYMDSIGDSLDLVPIAAFHGRGKRVGGYGAFLLACYDNNKDEYQTICKIGTGFSEAMLEERSTSLRSKVIPKPKSYYRYADSINPDVWFEASEVWEVKAADLTISPVYCAAIGEVDPNKGISLRFPRLLRVREDKGPEEASSSEMVADMYNAQKHTQSNNQDDEDE; encoded by the exons ATGCTCTCACTCCGGTCATGCTGTCACACTCTCTCTCACACCACAACCAGCATAACCACCACACTCTCTCACTCTAAACTCTCTCTCTCATCAATCTCCAAACAATTTCTCAAAATCTCAATCAAACACTCCACCAACATGTCATCATCTCGCCCTTCTGCCTTCGATGCACTCATGTCCAACGCACGTGCCGCCGCCGCCAAGAACAAAACGACATCGTCCTCATCTTCCCCTAAAAAACGCAAAACCCTAACCCTAGATTCAAAATCCCCAATTAATTCCACTTCAATTACCGAATCTAAACCTTCAGAAACGTTAAACCCGACCCGAATCGAACCGGAAACACGTGAATTTAATGAACCAAAACCGGATAAACAAAACCCTGATTCGGTTAATTCAGAGGATGAAACAAAGGGGTTGAAGAAACAGAAAGTGAAAGTGATTAATGTGGATGAATCTGTTGTTGAATTGAGGAAGAAGCCGGTTAAATTCGACCCGAAAAAGGCTGCGTATTGGGTCGGGGGAGAGCGTGTGCCGTTCCTGTTTCTCGTGAGGGTTTTCGATGAGATTTCAAAGGAGTCGGGGCGTATAGTGATTACCGAGATTGTTTGTAACATGTTGAGGACTGTGATTGAGACGACACCGGATGATCTGGTGGCGGTTGTGTACCTTTTAGCGAATAGGATTGCGCCGGCTCATGAGGGGCTGGAGCTCGGGATTGGGGATGCGTCGATTATTAAAGCGCTTGCGGAAGCGTGTGGTGCAAAAGAAGCGCATATTAAGAAGCAGTATAAG GAGCTTGGAGACTTGGGCCTTGTTGCGAAAGCGAGCCGTTCGTCGCAGCCGTTGATGCGTAAACCGCAGCCATTGACGGTGGCAAAAGTTTTCGATACGTTTAAGGTTATTGCAAAG GAATCTGGGAAAGACAGTCAAGATAAGAAGAAGAATCACATAAAGGGACTTCTTGTTGCGGCAACTGATTGTGAACCTCAATATTTGATCCGTCTACTTCAG ACGAAGTTGCGAATTGGTTTAGCAGAGCAAACCCTTTTGACCGCTCTCGGGCATGCGATAGTCTATACCGAGAAACATCCATCATCACGCACGGATTCGCCTCTAGAAGAG GCTGCTAAAATCGTGAAACAAGTGTATTCGGTAATTCCTGTATATGACAAAATCGTTCCCGCTTTACTTTCTGGTGGCGTATGGGATCTACCCAAAACGTGTTGTTTTTCACCCGGTGTTCCGGTTGGACCTATGTTAGCTAAGCCTACTAAAGGAGTATCTGAAATTTTAGATAAGTTTCAAAACATGGAGTTCACGTGTGAATACAAATATGACGGGGAACGGGCCCAG ATTCATTATTTGGAGGATGGTACGGTTCAGATATATAGCAGAAATGCTGAAAGAAACACAGAAAAGTTTCCTGATGTTGTTGTTGCTGCTTCAAG GGTTAAGAAACCGAATGTAACATCATATGTTCTGGACTGTGAACTGGTTGCGTATGATCGCAAGAAGCAGAAAATTCTACCATTTCAG ATTTTAAGCACTCGTGCTCGCAAAAACGTTGTCATGAGTGAAATCAAGGTTGATGTATGCATATACGCATTTGATCTGCTGTATTTGAATGGACAACAGCTTTTACAAGAACAACTTATTACTCGTAGAGAG CGTCTGTATGAATCCTTCGAGGAAGAACCTGGGTATTTCCAGCTTGCAACAGCTATAACATCAAACGATCTGGAAGAAATACAAACGTTCTTGGATACTGCTGTTAATGCCAG TTGTGAGGGATTGATTATCAAAACATTAACCCGAGATGCTACATACGAGCCTGCAAAACGATCAAATAACTGGCTCAAGTTGAAAAAAGATTATATGGACag CATCGGTGACTCATTAGATTTAGTACCCATTGCCGCCTTTCATGGCCGAGGAAAACGTGTAGGTGGATATGGCGCTTTTCTCCTTGCGTGTTATGATAATAATAAGGATGAATATCAAACCATTTGCAAGATTG GCACTGGATTTTCAGAAGCCATGCTTGAAGAACGGTCAACAAGTCTTCGATCTAAAGTGATCCCAAAGCCGAAG TCGTATTATCGGTATGCAGATTCCATAAATCCAGATGTGTGGTTTGAGGCATCTGAG GTTTGGGAGGTTAAAGCTGCTGACTTGACCATCAGCCCGGTTTATTGTGCTGCAATCGGCGAGGTTGATCCTAATAAG GGAATTTCGCTACGATTCCCACGTTTACTTCGTGTTCGAGAAGATAAAGGTCCCGAAGAAGCTTCATCTTCAGAAATG GTTGCTGACATGTATAATGCCCAAAAACATACCCAAAGTAACAAtcaagatgatgaagatgaatga
- the LOC110890949 gene encoding uncharacterized protein LOC110890949, whose product MEDQSNFLLDWSFFSRGKSVEELTQSLLITTMELEAARFKALEELKLKDTELTQLKHLLQTAINEKLEAQNRYQTLLHHRQTTAPPPPHSVHSASTDDHVSDCDESIVSSSITEPPVHFTPPEISPENQELRVPAKKLPENGKFLEAVVKAGPLLQNLLLAGPLPHWRHPPPALETYQIPTPPVVVPAVNRLLWKVEKKRGFPEGSDCSVENKCQRLRES is encoded by the exons ATGGAAGATCAATCCAATTTTCTTCTTGATTGGTCCTTTTTCTCCCGTGGAAAG AGTGTAGAAGAATTAACACAGTCACTACTAATCACAACAATGGAGCTTGAAGCAGCAAGATTCAAAGCCCTAGAAGAACTCAAGCTAAAAGACACCGAGTTAACTCAACTCAAACACCTTTTACAAACCGCCATTAACGAAAAACTCGAAGCTCAAAACCGCTACCAAACACTCCTCCACCACCGTCAAACCACCGCACCACCGCCGCCGCACTCCGTCCACTCCGCCTCAACCGACGACCACGTCTCCGATTGCGACGAAAGCATCGTCTCATCCTCAATCACCGAACCGCCGGTTCATTTCACGCCGCCGGAGATCTCGCCGGAAAATCAGGAACTTAGGGTTCCGGCGAAGAAACTGCCGGAAAACGGGAAGTTTTTGGAAGCGGTGGTGAAAGCTGGGCCGTTGTTGCAGAATTTGCTTTTGGCTGGACCGCTGCCGCACTGGCGCCACCCGCCGCCGGCGCTGGAGACGTACCAGATTCCGACGCCGCCGGTGGTGGTGCCGGCCGTTAACCGGTTGTTGTGGAAGGTTGAGAAGAAAAGAGGGTTTCCAGAAGGGTCTGATTGTTCTGTAGAGAATAAATGTCAAAGATTAAGGGAGAGTTAA